A portion of the Drosophila sechellia strain sech25 chromosome 2R, ASM438219v1, whole genome shotgun sequence genome contains these proteins:
- the LOC6609433 gene encoding V-type proton ATPase subunit C isoform X1, whose protein sequence is MMSEYWIISAPGDKTCQQTYDTMNNLTSKQHNLCNNYKFHIPDLKVGTLDQLVGLSDDLGKLDTYVEQITRKVANYLGEVLEDQRDKLHENLMANNSPGPPDDSMPCRHHQRIKHLSLRHQRKHQHTHHQNKPQHYHHHHHHHQLPQDLKGKSAATCSPGTPPAPASAPPNLPPACACDVLAPGSLTGGSLTNLSTGHEPETEPEFDACPCDECFACAPPSTSATASTLLADECYSQTASSMLSATRCALSTVAAIATGSGLGNGPSTSAAAAAAASNSSGGGGGGGPASCSTLCSSAYFSTSAPTTSSSVHSSMSRSNSKRLNNNTCSINNNKLSFRSGSHVSQLHLATQQTQHHHSHSHQQPHTNPLQSPAQKSMSEDEGDASNAPEDGETDEDPKSPHSVQSDLSDAFDWWFNKPKRNSKKSSAQQQHETAQLQHQQTTQQHATPLTPQNHNQYQNQYQNQHLSKAMTFWHQASTTPRSSYRSFFNSLADQIYSKRSTPSQLNINNGFNLTPTHRSSPVSSCCGSSSQGRSSPDTDPAEPPEFPLSPAELPQYLTRFQWDMAKYPIKQSLRNIADIISKQIGQIDGDLKTKSQAYNNLKGNLQNLEKKKTGSLLTRNLADLVKKEHFILDSEYLTTLLVIVPKVMANDWLTNYEKITDMIVPRSSQLIQEDADYCLFNVTLFKKVAEEFKLHARERKFIVRDFVYNEEELAAGKNEMTKLMTDKKKQFGPLVRWLKVNFSEAFCALIHVKALRVFVESVLRYGLPVNFQAILIEPNKKSVKRLRDVLNQLYGHLDGASAGGAVSSADNVDIPGLGFGQSEYFPYVFYKVNIDMVEQAKV, encoded by the exons ATGATGTCTGAATACTGGATTATCTCGGCCCCTGGCGACAAGACCTGCCAGCAGACATACGACACGATGAACAACCTGACCAGCAAGCAACACAACCTGTGCAACAACTACAAGTTCCATATTCCAGATCTTAAG GTGGGCACCCTCGACCAACTGGTGGGCCTCTCCGACGATCTGGGCAAACTGGACACCTATGTGGAGCAGATCACCCGCAAGGTGGCCAACTACCTGGGCGAGGTGCTCGAGGATCAGCGGGACAAGCTGCACGAGAACCTGATGGCCAACAACA GTCCTGGGCCACCCGACGACAGCATGCCGTGTCGCCACCACCAGCGCATCAAGCATCTCAGCCTGCGACACCAGCGAAAACACCAGCACACGCACCACCAAAACAAACCCCAACActaccatcaccaccaccatcaccaccagcTGCCGCAGGATCTCAAGGGTAAATCCGCAGCCACCTGTTCTCCCGGCACTCCTCCTGCGCCTGCGTCTGCACCACCCAATCTTCCGCCTGCCTGTGCCTGCGATGTCCTTGCGCCAGGATCCCTAACCGGCGGCAGCCTGACTAACCTGTCCACGGGTCACGAGCCGGAGACGGAGCCGGAGTTCGACGCCTGTCCGTGCGATGAGTGCTTCGCCTGTGCCCCGCCCAGCACAAGTGCCACGGCCAGCACGCTGCTGGCGGATGAGTGCTACTCCCAGACGGCCTCCTCCATGCTCAGTGCCACCCGGTGTGCACTGTCCACGGTGGCGGCGATAGCCACTGGGAGCGGTTTGGGCAATGGCCCGAGCACCAGTGCCGCGgccgctgcagctgcatcCAACTCctccggcggcggcggtggaggaGGTCCCGCCTCCTGCTCGACGCTCTGCTCCTCGGCATACTTCTCCACGTCGGCGCCCACGACCAGCAGCTCGGTGCACAGCAGCATGTCCCGCTCTAACAGCAAGCGGCTGAATAACAACACTTGCAGCATCAACAATAACAAGCTCAGCTTCCGCAGCGGCAGCCATGTGAGCCAGCTGCATTTGGCCACGCAGCAAACGCAGCATCatcattcgcattcgcatcaGCAACCGCATACCAATCCGCTGCAGTCGCCCGCACAAAAGTCCATGTCGGAGGACGAGGGCGATGCGTCAAATGCCCCCGAAGATGGGGAAACGGACGAGGACCCCAAGAGTCCGCACAGTGTGCAGTCCGATCTGTCGGACGCCTTCGACTGGTGGTTCAATAAGCCCAAGCGTAACTCTAAGAAGAGCAG TgcacaacagcaacacgaGACAGCACAGCTGCAACACCAACAGACGAcacagcaacatgcaacaccACTGACCCCACAGAACCACAATCAATACCAAAACCAATACCAAAACCAACACCTATCCAAAGCAATGACATTTTGGCATCAAGCATCGACCACACCGCGCTCTAGTTATCGCTCTTTCTTCAATTCTCTTGCCGATCAAATTTATAGCAAACGTTCTACACCGAgtcaattaaatataaacaatggATTTAATTTAACACCAACACATAGATCGTCTCCAGTGAGTAGTTGTTGTGGCAGTAGTAGCCAGGGGCGATCCAGTCCGGACACGGATCCCGCCGAGCCGCCCGAGTTTCCGCTGAGTCCAG CCGAACTACCCCAGTACTTGACCCGCTTCCAATGGGACATGGCCAAGTATCCGATTAAGCAGTCGCTGCGCAACATCGCTGACATTATCTCCAAGCAGATCGGTCAGATCGATGGCGATTTGAAGACCAAGTCGCAGGCCTATAACAACCTCAAGGGAAATCTGCAGAACCTGGAAAAGAAGAAGAC TGGCAGTCTGCTGACCAGGAATCTGGCTGATTTGGTGAAGAAGGAGCACTTCATCCTGGACTCGGAGTACCTGACCACCCTGCTGGTCATTGTACCCAA GGTCATGGCTAATGACTGGCTGACCAACTACGAGAAGATCACCGACATGATCGTGCCCCGCTCGTCGCAGCTCATCCAGGAGGACGCCGACTACTGCCTGTTCAACGTGACGCTCTTCAAGAAGGTGGCTGAGGAGTTCAAGCTGCACGCCCGCGAGCGCAAGTTCATTGTGCGCGACTTTGTATACAATGAGGAGGAGCTGGCTGCTGGCAAGAACGAGATGACCAAGCTGATGACGGACAAGAAGAAGCAGTTT GGTCCTCTGGTTCGTTGGCTGAAGGTGAACTTCAGCGAGGCCTTCTGCGCCCTCATCCACGTCAAGGCGCTGCGCGTGTTTGTGGAATCCGTGCTGAG ATACGGACTGCCTGTTAACTTCCAGGCCATCTTGATCGAGCCCAACAAGAAGAGCGTGAAGCGTCTGCGCGATGTGCTCAACCAGCTGTATGGTCACTTGGATGGCGCCTCCGCCGGCGGTGCTGTCAGCAGTGCTGAT AACGTAGACATCCCCGGCCTGGGCTTTGGCCAGTCCGA
- the LOC6609433 gene encoding V-type proton ATPase subunit C isoform X3, whose protein sequence is MMSEYWIISAPGDKTCQQTYDTMNNLTSKQHNLCNNYKFHIPDLKVGTLDQLVGLSDDLGKLDTYVEQITRKVANYLGEVLEDQRDKLHENLMANNTELPQYLTRFQWDMAKYPIKQSLRNIADIISKQIGQIDGDLKTKSQAYNNLKGNLQNLEKKKTGSLLTRNLADLVKKEHFILDSEYLTTLLVIVPKVMANDWLTNYEKITDMIVPRSSQLIQEDADYCLFNVTLFKKVAEEFKLHARERKFIVRDFVYNEEELAAGKNEMTKLMTDKKKQFGPLVRWLKVNFSEAFCALIHVKALRVFVESVLRYGLPVNFQAILIEPNKKSVKRLRDVLNQLYGHLDGASAGGAVSSADNVDIPGLGFGQSEYFPYVFYKVNIDMVEQAKV, encoded by the exons ATGATGTCTGAATACTGGATTATCTCGGCCCCTGGCGACAAGACCTGCCAGCAGACATACGACACGATGAACAACCTGACCAGCAAGCAACACAACCTGTGCAACAACTACAAGTTCCATATTCCAGATCTTAAG GTGGGCACCCTCGACCAACTGGTGGGCCTCTCCGACGATCTGGGCAAACTGGACACCTATGTGGAGCAGATCACCCGCAAGGTGGCCAACTACCTGGGCGAGGTGCTCGAGGATCAGCGGGACAAGCTGCACGAGAACCTGATGGCCAACAACA CCGAACTACCCCAGTACTTGACCCGCTTCCAATGGGACATGGCCAAGTATCCGATTAAGCAGTCGCTGCGCAACATCGCTGACATTATCTCCAAGCAGATCGGTCAGATCGATGGCGATTTGAAGACCAAGTCGCAGGCCTATAACAACCTCAAGGGAAATCTGCAGAACCTGGAAAAGAAGAAGAC TGGCAGTCTGCTGACCAGGAATCTGGCTGATTTGGTGAAGAAGGAGCACTTCATCCTGGACTCGGAGTACCTGACCACCCTGCTGGTCATTGTACCCAA GGTCATGGCTAATGACTGGCTGACCAACTACGAGAAGATCACCGACATGATCGTGCCCCGCTCGTCGCAGCTCATCCAGGAGGACGCCGACTACTGCCTGTTCAACGTGACGCTCTTCAAGAAGGTGGCTGAGGAGTTCAAGCTGCACGCCCGCGAGCGCAAGTTCATTGTGCGCGACTTTGTATACAATGAGGAGGAGCTGGCTGCTGGCAAGAACGAGATGACCAAGCTGATGACGGACAAGAAGAAGCAGTTT GGTCCTCTGGTTCGTTGGCTGAAGGTGAACTTCAGCGAGGCCTTCTGCGCCCTCATCCACGTCAAGGCGCTGCGCGTGTTTGTGGAATCCGTGCTGAG ATACGGACTGCCTGTTAACTTCCAGGCCATCTTGATCGAGCCCAACAAGAAGAGCGTGAAGCGTCTGCGCGATGTGCTCAACCAGCTGTATGGTCACTTGGATGGCGCCTCCGCCGGCGGTGCTGTCAGCAGTGCTGAT AACGTAGACATCCCCGGCCTGGGCTTTGGCCAGTCCGA
- the LOC6609433 gene encoding V-type proton ATPase subunit C isoform X2 — MMSEYWIISAPGDKTCQQTYDTMNNLTSKQHNLCNNYKFHIPDLKVGTLDQLVGLSDDLGKLDTYVEQITRKVANYLGEVLEDQRDKLHENLMANNSPGPPDDSMPCRHHQRIKHLSLRHQRKHQHTHHQNKPQHYHHHHHHHQLPQDLKAELPQYLTRFQWDMAKYPIKQSLRNIADIISKQIGQIDGDLKTKSQAYNNLKGNLQNLEKKKTGSLLTRNLADLVKKEHFILDSEYLTTLLVIVPKVMANDWLTNYEKITDMIVPRSSQLIQEDADYCLFNVTLFKKVAEEFKLHARERKFIVRDFVYNEEELAAGKNEMTKLMTDKKKQFGPLVRWLKVNFSEAFCALIHVKALRVFVESVLRYGLPVNFQAILIEPNKKSVKRLRDVLNQLYGHLDGASAGGAVSSADNVDIPGLGFGQSEYFPYVFYKVNIDMVEQAKV; from the exons ATGATGTCTGAATACTGGATTATCTCGGCCCCTGGCGACAAGACCTGCCAGCAGACATACGACACGATGAACAACCTGACCAGCAAGCAACACAACCTGTGCAACAACTACAAGTTCCATATTCCAGATCTTAAG GTGGGCACCCTCGACCAACTGGTGGGCCTCTCCGACGATCTGGGCAAACTGGACACCTATGTGGAGCAGATCACCCGCAAGGTGGCCAACTACCTGGGCGAGGTGCTCGAGGATCAGCGGGACAAGCTGCACGAGAACCTGATGGCCAACAACA GTCCTGGGCCACCCGACGACAGCATGCCGTGTCGCCACCACCAGCGCATCAAGCATCTCAGCCTGCGACACCAGCGAAAACACCAGCACACGCACCACCAAAACAAACCCCAACActaccatcaccaccaccatcaccaccagcTGCCGCAGGATCTCAAGG CCGAACTACCCCAGTACTTGACCCGCTTCCAATGGGACATGGCCAAGTATCCGATTAAGCAGTCGCTGCGCAACATCGCTGACATTATCTCCAAGCAGATCGGTCAGATCGATGGCGATTTGAAGACCAAGTCGCAGGCCTATAACAACCTCAAGGGAAATCTGCAGAACCTGGAAAAGAAGAAGAC TGGCAGTCTGCTGACCAGGAATCTGGCTGATTTGGTGAAGAAGGAGCACTTCATCCTGGACTCGGAGTACCTGACCACCCTGCTGGTCATTGTACCCAA GGTCATGGCTAATGACTGGCTGACCAACTACGAGAAGATCACCGACATGATCGTGCCCCGCTCGTCGCAGCTCATCCAGGAGGACGCCGACTACTGCCTGTTCAACGTGACGCTCTTCAAGAAGGTGGCTGAGGAGTTCAAGCTGCACGCCCGCGAGCGCAAGTTCATTGTGCGCGACTTTGTATACAATGAGGAGGAGCTGGCTGCTGGCAAGAACGAGATGACCAAGCTGATGACGGACAAGAAGAAGCAGTTT GGTCCTCTGGTTCGTTGGCTGAAGGTGAACTTCAGCGAGGCCTTCTGCGCCCTCATCCACGTCAAGGCGCTGCGCGTGTTTGTGGAATCCGTGCTGAG ATACGGACTGCCTGTTAACTTCCAGGCCATCTTGATCGAGCCCAACAAGAAGAGCGTGAAGCGTCTGCGCGATGTGCTCAACCAGCTGTATGGTCACTTGGATGGCGCCTCCGCCGGCGGTGCTGTCAGCAGTGCTGAT AACGTAGACATCCCCGGCCTGGGCTTTGGCCAGTCCGA